One stretch of Leptospira mtsangambouensis DNA includes these proteins:
- a CDS encoding helix-turn-helix transcriptional regulator, whose translation MTSFEDFPMIEVKKMNETEVRLFALLFNLLREPKGISFQKFRNIMPRFYKNEDIESDRKKLYRDLNQLKTLGFNIKVAQFGYQSEDYFPYYLEKESIDRTLKFTKEELEYLSRVLFATEPSQEGISLSQKLFSHHLDLIPKFAKQPKENIETEVTPDSSHTEKILQAIKDKRALTIQYGFEEKERTIEPYRLVRKNTTDFYLLAYDRGKKSLRRFILPKITVKKESKEEFHSNLKITKEDLNFHPLLLSKHPEIEIPIQIHPEYEDRWKLFLEGANFEKVENEYRVKTTNQNALFQFFVLSPEALVVTSEDWKKTFQSYTKHWEDLYQFV comes from the coding sequence ATGACTTCTTTTGAAGACTTTCCAATGATCGAAGTGAAAAAAATGAATGAGACGGAAGTTCGTCTCTTCGCTTTGCTTTTCAATCTACTCCGTGAACCCAAAGGAATCAGTTTCCAAAAATTTCGTAATATTATGCCTCGGTTCTACAAAAATGAGGACATTGAATCAGACCGTAAAAAACTTTACAGAGATTTAAACCAACTAAAGACCCTTGGATTCAATATCAAAGTGGCTCAGTTTGGTTACCAATCAGAAGACTATTTTCCTTATTATTTAGAAAAAGAATCCATTGACCGCACACTAAAGTTCACCAAAGAAGAGTTAGAATATCTTTCTAGGGTTTTGTTTGCAACAGAACCTAGTCAAGAAGGGATTAGCCTTTCTCAAAAGTTATTTTCCCATCATTTGGATCTCATTCCTAAATTTGCAAAACAGCCAAAAGAAAATATAGAAACAGAAGTTACGCCAGACTCATCACATACAGAAAAAATCTTACAAGCAATCAAAGACAAAAGAGCGCTCACCATCCAATACGGTTTTGAGGAAAAAGAAAGAACCATAGAACCTTACAGGCTCGTTCGAAAAAATACAACCGACTTCTACTTACTTGCTTATGATCGTGGAAAAAAATCCTTACGAAGATTCATTCTTCCCAAAATCACAGTCAAAAAAGAATCCAAAGAAGAATTCCATTCCAATCTTAAAATCACAAAAGAAGATTTAAATTTTCATCCTTTGTTACTTTCCAAACATCCAGAAATTGAAATCCCCATACAAATCCATCCTGAATATGAAGATCGTTGGAAGTTGTTTTTAGAAGGGGCAAATTTTGAAAAAGTAGAAAACGAATACCGAGTCAAAACCACAAATCAAAATGCTTTGTTCCAATTTTTTGTCCTTTCTCCAGAAGCTCTTGTTGTTACTTCAGAAGATTGGAAAAAAACCTTCCAATCTTACACAAAACATTGGGAAGATTTGTATCAGTTTGTTTGA